A genomic window from Engraulis encrasicolus isolate BLACKSEA-1 chromosome 14, IST_EnEncr_1.0, whole genome shotgun sequence includes:
- the LOC134463107 gene encoding uncharacterized protein LOC134463107 — translation MLLKVQYRTLKKYIKLQPQCTFEEVIKEVKEKFEIASSTELTLFDESDTAIDEDVFQDLITDNPHICLVAKPLDDVLLLSPAQTADAAIPAQPPSPGFRSQPDGAETARRMIQEVLEKSAGGQEIMAEYRRSSTLTHCTRRHLVNILVSHMVEMHGKTPVRSRREQYALGIVSLFPNLRDPYSTNGYEHFYDSASGTGYLSWRLKTVQRKASQRSASSSPVALQGGPSLKRTAPEQPLDGDAVREAMSLLLHSTDDAVVRSKMEDTFHHRQELVHNPEMTTEVLKTYPRFLDVKGLINQDFRLLFGVDTSSKLMEKWDAIKSKIIEEAQLLTQTLTVQNLLMSAKKTEDDDAGPEWDADMATLLLLLHLLPPQPVGKKSLKISAEAAIEKLVVYHKSCCSFEEAMKDKQDRQPYLLAVGRSQNRIDHFYIALDKKLVPCDAVRSVGAFDELFKIHFVLNLAYDCALLNFYTFLQTTVYKIDIGKTKESPRVKELRAKLLN, via the exons ATGCTTCTGAAAGTACAATATAGGACTTTGAAGAAGTACATTAAACTACAGCCTCAATGCACTTTTGAGGAGGTCATTAAAGAAG TTAAAGAGAAGTTTGAAATCGCATCATCGACGGAGTTGACGTTATTTGATGAGTCTGACACTGCGATTGATGAGGACGTTTTCCAAGACCTCATCACAGACAACCCACACATCTGCTTGGTGGCAAAACCTTTGGATG ATGTGCTTCTCTTGAGTCCCGCCCAGACCGCTGATGCAGCTATCCCAGCCCAGCCTCCCAGCCCAGGCTTCCGTTCCCAACCCGATGGTGCAGAGACTGCTAGAAGG ATGATTCAGGAAGTTCTGGAGAAGAGTGCAGGAGGACAGGAAATAATGGCGGAGTATAGGAGATCCAGTACCTTGACTCACTGCACGAGAAGGCATCTTGTGAATATCTTAGTCAGCCACATGGTTGAAATGCATGG AAAAACTCCAGTACGCTCCCGAAGGGAACAGTATGCGCTTGGGATTGTGAGCTTGTTTCCAAATCTGAGGGATCCTTACTCGACCAATGGCTAC GAGCACTTTTATGATTCAGCTAGTGGCACAGGCTACTTGTCGTGGCGACTAAAGACGGTACAGAGGAAGGCGTCTCAACGTTCTGCAAGTAGCAGTCCTGTGGCCCTCCAGGGAGGTCCCAGCTTGAAGAGGACAGCCCCAGAACAACCGCTGGATGGAGATGCTGTTAGGGAGGCCATGTCCCTGCTTCTACATTCCACTGATGATGCAGTCGTTCGCAGCAAGATGGAGGACACGTTTCACCATCGCCAAGAGCTGGTTCATAATCCAGAGATGACTACTGAGGTTCTGAAAACATACCCAAGATTTCTTGATGTGAAAGGTTTG ATTAACCAAGACTTCAGACTTCTGTTTGGAGTGGACACGTCATCTAAGCTGATGGAGAAATGGGATGCCATCAAATCCAAGATAATCGAAGAGGCTCAACTCTTGACCCAGACTCTCACGGTGCAGAACCTGTTGATGTCAGCGAAGAAGACTGAAGATGATGATGCTGGTCCGG AATGGGACGCAGATATGGcgacgctgttgttgttgcttcaCCTCCTTCCACCTCAACCAGTTGGAAAGAAGTCGCTGAAGATAAGTGCCGAAGCTGCAATTGAGAAGCTTGTCGTTTACCACAAG tcTTGTTGCAGTTTTGAAGAGGCAATGAAGGACAAACAAGATCGCCAGCCATACCTCCTTGCTGTAGGACGAAGCCAGAATCGCATTGACCACTTCTACATTGCCTTGGACAAGAAATTGGTCCCATGTGACGCTGTTCGCTCTGTCGGGGCTTTTGATGAGTTGTTTAAGATTCATTTCGTTCTCAATCTGGCATATGACTGTGCTCTTCTGAATTTCTACACCTTTCTGCAAACCACAGTGTACAAAATAGACATCGGCAAAACCAAAGAATCCCCAAGAGTGAAAGAGCTCAGAGCCAAACTTTTGAATTAG